The following is a genomic window from Marinococcus sp. PL1-022.
GTCAGGTATCTTCTATTCTCCGCTATTCTGCCTCTGCTCTTCTAACTCTCTATGCTGCCTCCGGTGGCAGCGCTCATCTATACCTTAACTATCGTTACTCTAGCTTATACTTATCCTACTAGGAATCCTTCTGCTTTGTCAATCCAAGGTCCGGACGAAGCGCCACCGCTTCGTTTAAAAAGATATGCTGCACATCTTTTGCAGGTACATTTACATCCGCAGTCATCATCACACGGATGCAACGCTCCAGGCTGCCAGGCACCGGGATTTCCTGGGCACACATTACCGGAACAAACTCCCATCCAGGAATCTCCCTCGCTGCTTTTGCCGGAAAAGCAGCATCCAGATCAGAAGTGACCGTAAACCAAATATGCGATACCTGGTCTGCGGTAATATGATTTTCCGCTATCATTTCCTTAAGTACCCGTCCGGTTTCTTCCCAGATCTCTTCTGCGTGGTTTTCTTTTACCGTTGTTGCACCCCGTACACCTCGTATCACTGTTGTCACCTGCCTATTTATAATAGCGATCGAGCAGCTGCCTGATCGTGTTTTCTTCCACTTTTGCTGTCAGCGGTTTCCCCGGCTTTTCGAGCAGCACGTAATGAATATCCCCGTAGGAAGCTTTTTTATCTCTTTTCATCGCTTCCACTAGCGTGTCAGCTGAAAGCCCGCCTGGGGCGTCCACCGGGTAGCCCAGTG
Proteins encoded in this region:
- the aroH gene encoding chorismate mutase encodes the protein MIRGVRGATTVKENHAEEIWEETGRVLKEMIAENHITADQVSHIWFTVTSDLDAAFPAKAAREIPGWEFVPVMCAQEIPVPGSLERCIRVMMTADVNVPAKDVQHIFLNEAVALRPDLGLTKQKDS